Sequence from the Thunnus maccoyii chromosome 22, fThuMac1.1, whole genome shotgun sequence genome:
CATTTGCAGTCATTTgatcatttgatcatttttgcGTGGTGCCTTACATCTCTCACCAAAGCTTTCTCACTTCCTCTAACTTGGCTCTATATTTTTTGGGGGATTTGCCATTTCCTGTATGAAACAGTGAAAATTCATAAGATCATTATTATTTCTGGCTCTGAAGTTCACAGTTTGATGACATGTCCACAATGTGCGTCATCACAGGCTATTAGAACTAAATATAACCTCTCTGGCACTGACACCTtctgtgaatttttttttttttaaactattgctgggggaaaaaaagcataaatCTTATAAAGTATGATGAAACAACCCTCCACCCACATGCACAAtaacccacacagacacacacgagGCCAACAGAGTGTACTGTATCAGCCtcattatgaataaaaataatcctCAGCTTGTGCTCTGAAGCAGAAGTTACGGTGTTAAATAGAATAACTTGAGATTTCAGTAGAACAACCAAACAGCCTAAATATAATTACTACACTACTTCATAATCAAACTTACACCAGACTAATGCTGTGCTACTGTATTTCTGCGGCTCCCACATACATCTGTAGATTGATCTAAACAAAGCTGGTCAGCAGAACTTCAAACTGCACCCAGAGACATAGCAAGAAGTCTAAAGTCTCACCAGGGGCCTCTACAGGCTGCAATATTTATTACACACTACAACATTAAAGTGTTGCATAGAACAATCTTACATGCAGTGGTGTAGGAAAGCTTATAAAGTGCTTAAATGGTAATGATTTgtcctctggggagcatgaatgtgctcaGTAAATGTCCCTGTAATCTGTCCATCAGATTTAGATATTTCTCTTAACCAAAGGGACAATATGGCCTAACTGGCCTTAGATGAAAGATCTATGGGTCAACAAATCTGACATTTGGATcaatcctctggggatcatgaatatcCACAGTACATGTTATTGAATTTACATGGCCAATAGCTTCTAAAAATAATTTATGGAATTTTGGATCAAAGCAATAAGTCAAGATGAAACTGACCAGACTGTGACACTGTGTGAAAGGTCAAAAGGAGGTCTGCAAAATCATCCTCTGGGcatcaaatttcatggcttcTTTGAGATTTCTCATTATGGACGGAAATGTCAAACCCACTGACTGAAGAAGTGACTGACAGCACCATCCTAAGACCTCGATGCATCTTTGAGTTTGTAAGAAAAATAGACAGTGTCTTTCTGAAAGAGGGATCTGGATAGGGCTggataaaaaacatattttcctaCTATGGTGTCATTCAAAGTTAATGGACAAGGAAAAAGAGGTGGTTCAGTGTTAATAATCAGTTGGACCACCTGATTTATGGTAATCTGTCTGCCAGCAAATGATCTGTTAAAAGTTCAGTTTCTGTAgtttctttctctgcctttgACCTTACTTTTAGATTCATTTGACCTTCACAAAATCCAAGGGAAGCCACATATGTTTCAAGTCAGATGACATGACAGAAAGGTCAGAAAGCAAAAGTCACTTTCAGCTTGAACCTATCACACAGACAGCAGCGCTCGCTAACAGTCGGGTGAGATAAAGACTCCTAACAGATGGCTTGTAAGTTGACattgtctctgtgtttcacaTGCAGACTTGGAGCAAGATGGCTTCTCCAAGATCCCGTTCTTCCATGGCACAGAACCAAAGAACTGCCACTCCTAGGGCTGTATCGCTCTGATATTACACTTAATAAGCTAACTTGCTGCATCTAATACTCATTTAAGAGCTACAGTATCTTTTAAGTTGATTACTGTAAAACGCTACCTTGCACTCATGAGCAAGATAGCGCAGGTTAATAAAACATGAGTCGATCATTTAACTGCGACAGTTAAGAGACAGAAATGTACTTTAAACCTGTTGTCTCTTTATGCAAATGAGgttgtttgcagttttgttaGTTTAACATGAAAGCTAGTGCACAATATGCCTTGGAGGTCCTGTAAATAATGGAAATTTCCAGAAAAGCAGTACTCATGTCTGTCCTCCTGCTGTCTCATAGCTAGGCTGGGACTCAGGACAGCAGGACAGCTGCCGTCTTCCTATAGTCCTATATAGTTATATACTTTCACGTTGTATCTTTCCGGATCCACAAAAGACCAGGACATCACAGCACTGTCAGCATCACACCACACTGAATAGACATGGATTACACTATTCGCGCAGCCAACGTGGAGGACTGCAAGGACTTAACACGGATGATCATGGTGAGCAGACACGTGTGCGCGTCCAGGTGTGTAGAGCAGCTGTATGTGACTCTGAAGATGTTTAGTAGCCTAAATGACTCACAGGCTTACGTCAGTAGATCACTCTGCATACACGATGTTgctgttattatattattgagATGTTATTGGAtgaaatgtgtgtatatttgaaCGCAGACGCACCGGAAGTGTATGATTGATGATGcatcactgacattttaaagagctatactattatttaataatatttgaGATATTGTATTAGAGATTGGCTAAatggtatttttttatttcttccaaGGAATTGGCTGAATATGATAAAGTCTCAGACGAAATGACAATCACAGAGAAAGGTAATGAATATCAACAAAACTAACATACACCATAAGAGTTCAGTTATTGTCATTGTCATCATGAGTCGGTGGGGGCCATGTTAGACTCCTAACAGATAGCATGTAAGTTGTCTTTGTATTTCACACGCAGACTTGGAGCAAGACGGCTTCTCCAAGAACCCGTTCTTCCATGGAATCATTGCTGAGGTTCCTGAACAGCACAGAACCAAAGAAGGTGAGGGGGGAACCGCCAACTCTAGGCCTGTATCACTCTGATGTCACAGCTAACTCGCTGCATGTACTACTCACTTAAGAGCTACAGTATCTTTTAAGTTGATTACTGTAAAACTGTCTCTTCGACTTGACATTTTCGACTGTTTTCCTTCAGGCCATACGAAGATAGGCTATGCGCTTTACCACTATTCCTACAGCACACTGGGGCGCAGGTCTGTGTTTATGATGGAGCTGTATGTGATGCCTGAGTTCAGAGGTACAGTGCGCTGATTCAAACATGCAGTAGAACTGATGATATTCACAtaattgtcattgtttttgtgtgatagCTATAATTTGTGATAATAGCCTGGAGAAAATaagctttaatatttaaaaaagcacatcaaatatcaaataatgcatgttttgtctttaaGGGAAGGGCATCGGTAAAGCACTCATGAGCAAGGTAGCGCAGGTGAGTAAAACATGAGTCCATCATTTAACTGTGACAGTTAAGAAATGGAAATGTACTTTAAACCTGTTGTCTCTTTATGCAAATTGGGTTATTTGCACTTTTGTTCGTTTAACAtgcaaaataatgaataatatgCCTTGGAGGTcctgtaaataatgaaaatttcCAGAACAGCAGTACTCATGTCTGTCCTGTTGTCTCGTAGCTGGCCCTGGCTGCCGGCTGCACCGTGCTCAACTTTATCGTTCTTGACTGGCACAAATCATCTCTGGACTTTTACTTTAAGCAGGGCTGCATCAACGCCACGACTGACTTGGGCTACCACTGTATGATCTGCAGTGGAGAGGATTTTGAGCACCTGGCCCAACCTTAACCCAACACCGGGCTCACAACCTCTTGATCTTTGTAACCATGAGGTCGACTCACACAATGCGGGGATAGAGCGCCACTCAGAGGCACCGTTCCAAAACTTGACAATCATATTATACATGATAATGGTGGTAGATTAATCGCTCAAAATACTCAAACAAAAGGgtttttatttcacatacaagtaaacaaaagcaggcttctcatttctagttagctagtgttagcttaTTGAGTTGGCTGAAAACTGAGTCTCCAgtcaatattttgatattttcagctcttattttaaaatgagaatgTTGTAAAATGCACATGATGGCTACATACTACAGCAGGGTTTGTCTTGCAGTGTAGAACTAATTAGATAAAGTAAATTTAGAttggataaataaaaaaaatataataatttatttgtttggaAAAGACATACTTGTACAAGCAGAGGTTGGATGTATGTTTTATGGTTGGAAACATAGgtttcagttttacaaaagGAAAGGTTGAGGATGAGGACTACACCGAGGTGTTTGGCAAATATCAATCTAAACTCAGGGAACAAGTTTAGCCAGACTTGCGGGAGTGTAGACTTTCCCAAATCCTGTATGTTCTGTGGTCTTTGAAAATATGCTAGGCTAGCTCTGGGTAGTAAGCTAGTTTGCCCGGGATGCGAAAGCTTGCAGCTTATGTTAGAGCGGAAAACACAGTGTTTAATCCATTTCTTagacattttgggtttttttttggaaaggCTAAAACAAGACATGACCTTCCAAACCTTTATATACAAAGTATTGCTCTTGTTAGCATGCACACTGCATCAACATATTCATTTAACCAGGAAAATTCTCATTGAGATTTAAATCTTTTACAAATAAGCATTCTTGTGTGACCACCTCTTTGGTATAAATTTGATCCTGTAATTTAACTCGGGGCCTCTCAGTGCTATAGTGGGTGTGTGGCCTGTACATGTACATTTTGCATGATTCATTAAAGGCAATTGAACTGCAGGTACTGTGTCTTTGGTATTTAATTACCTCTCTCACCTACTTCCTAAACTGACTGGCATTTCAGCTGCTTCGACAGTAATCTACCACATAAATTATGATTTATCTTGCATGCAGCAGTATAGAAAAGATTATAAAGTGATTAAATACTAAAGGTTTgtcctctggggagcatgaatgtgttcATTAAATGTCACTAATCTGTCCATCAGATTTAGATATTTCTCTTAACCAAATGGATCTGAAAGATCTGTGGGTCAATAAATCTGACATTTGGATCAAAGCAATAGATGAAACTGACCGGACTTTGACACTGCATGAAAGGTCAAAAGATCTGACTCTGCAAAATCATCGTCAGGGCATCATGAATCCATTCTTATCAAATGCCATGGTTTATTGAGATTGATGACTGAAGAAGTGACTGACAGCGCCATCCTAAGACCCCGATGCATTCTTGAGTTTGTAAGGAAAATAGTCCACAATATGTCTTTATTGTAGTCTGCACAGACCCCAGCCACTTATGTGTAATAACACATCCTTTATGAAGAGTTTATACGTTGTGATTAAACATAATATATCAGTTATAAGCCATTAAACAGTAGAGGTCGTGGATGGTTTATATCCTCTTACAGCACGAGCACTCTCCTCCTTGAAAAGAGCTACAGAGGATCTGAACTGAAATCCACAAATGTTAGTAAGACACTAATAAAAAGTACtctcactttctaataagccaCAATAGTCTGTAGTTATAAATGTTGGCaagttgtgaaaatgtgaattttatAGGGATAAAAAGGTAAATGTATAAAGCCCACAGCTCATTTTTTGCCAATGGAGCCCTCTAGAGGATTATTATAGCCTCTGCTGGAACAgaatgcacacagacagagataaGTTACAACCTGTCTGTAAAGAATTAGTCAGTCTATAAAGAATAAGTAAATGATTTGTGAAACAGTAATAAAGCCATCAGATGCAGCTAGTGAACACATCATGACGGATGTCTTAAAATCATTTAACGTGCCTCTAAATCCACATGGGGAGCTGATACCCTGGGTCACCTTCTTCCAGGAGGAGGGCGCTCTCAGCTCACTTTTCATCCAGTTTAGAAAGGTTAGAGTCTACTGATCGAGTCCAGGGACTGCTGCCGTCTTCCTTCAGTCCTGTTTACGATATTTTTattcctaggatggcgaagaCATGATCCGCCCTACtttgcctctgattggcttaccctgatttttttttaccctaatcctaaccaatctcactcctcatgcctaaaccaaACCAACCCAACCAAAAAAGGCAACGAGgactagccaatcagaggcggagtagggcgggtcatgacttcgccatcctaggaaaaaaaaaaaaaaggcctctTGTTCCAGATCCACAACAGACCAGGATTCCACAGTGCTGTGAGCATCACATCACACCGAATAGACATGGATTACATTATTCGCGCAGCCAACGTGGAGGACTGCAAAGACTTAACACGGATGATCATGGTGAGCAGagaagtgactttttttttttttaattttatttgctgaattgaaaaataacaaatacaaatagacATATATAGCAAGGGTCAAAGggcaaataaactaaataatgaaagcaaaaagaaaaaaagagagtaaTCCAGACAACCATAATTTACACATATCAAGagttttaacagctttttgGTTTATAGAGTGTATTGCtgcatttcatttataaaaaaatttttaaataaagattgtCTATTAGAAAATGTACCTTTGTGAATATGAAATTTTGTTAAGATGATGAAAAGATTTTTGTTCTGCACTGCAGacttcataaaaaaacaagcagtacATCTTTGTATAATAATGAAAATTGAACAGAAATGTTacaacaaatatattatttCCAAAAACCAGCAGTGTAAAGGCAGCTCCAAAACAAGCgtataattatttcattatcaagtCCACAGAAAGAACAACTAATATCAATGTCATTTCTTATCTTATGTAAGTAATGTTTTTCTGAAtagcatgttttgtttgtttcgttgccaatatattttattttgttatttaacatgtttgaaataaaataatccaaTCCAAAATCTGTGGCAAAATCTTTTGGGGTGACAGgaatattataataattttattctgataaaaaaaatcagaataacTCATTAGAGGACCCTCTGAATTAAATAACTGTTCTACAAATAGAATATTATTGTTAAACCAATTTGGgaaaaattttgtttttaaatattatgtCACGATTATTCCAAATGAGATATTTATGTGGAGAGGAACAGTGCTTGTAAATAAGAGACCAAgttaaatgcaaaaatgcaaatcatttttggattttgaaaTGAGGGTGATGATGCCTTGTATTGGTTGTCCTCCAAGTTCAGTActttcagaaaatacattaaaaagaaaGGGGGTCAGTTCATTTGAAAATTTCTTATAGACTTCTGTAGTGAGTCCATCATTGCCTggaaatttgttgtttttaaggtTTAGGATACCGTTCAGAACTTCATCATGAGTTGTTTTGCcatcacaaagtgctttataatcTTAAGAAATTACTTTGCAATTTTTAATGGAGTTTAGaagttgacatgttttttcttctgaaaaaaGTGTAAAGTTTACTGTAAAACTCTGAACAAAAGGAAGCAATCACTTTGTGATTATTAATAAAGTtatctttaatttttaaaacatatatggatgatttttttcagtttggatttttctaaacaaaagaaataagaTGAGTTTCGCTCACCTTCCCCCATCCACCTCACTCTTGACCTTGGGCCTTCTGTCTATAGATATCATCTAACTCGTTCTGACATCCGCTAAGCTGCGGCAACTCCTCCTCAGAGAGGATTTCATTAGCCTTGTTAGATAAAGATGCAGTTTGAGACATCAGCCAATCTTCTTCAcgttttctttgttttgctaGATTGTTGCCATAGAATCTCATGACACTTTAAAGAGCTATACTATTATGATATTTGACATATTGTGTTAGAGATTGGCTAAatggtattttttatttcttcccaGGAATTGGCTGAACATGAGAAAGTCACAGACCATGTGAAAATCACACAGAAAGGTAAGGTATTGATGAATAAATCATTAGTAGTTTGTGGGTCTGTGGGAGTGGGATAACCTACGCTTGTGCTTTTGTATCCCCCTAATCTAAAATGTTAACAAGTAAGCTGAGTAAAGACTAAGTGAAAAATAGAGGAAATTGAGTTCAACAAACTTGTAAGCCAACATATGAATTAAATCTGATTAAACTGAGTAAAACTAAACAGTcaattttaagcatttttacCAACTCTTCTTTTttagtctatggttaactgtaatcatgctaatgctaactgtcgctagcaaaaaacaggcgTAAAAccataaaagcaaaatgtacttactggaaaaactgaacagttgactccttagagggtcttttagttcaaccaaacacttaacaagacttttttaggcgatcaaaatattacaattaactttcatgaactgaaataGCGGCCgctacacctatactctgtgaatctggggttacacaATGGTTACGTTATGTAATCAACGTTGTCACTGTGGTGCCAACTTGTTAATTGCAAGGTAGCCACACCGTGAAgccctgctttatcatctattttactctaaatgggaccatgatttacaaaatgaacatcatgctgtattgaagaagatcTGAAACTAGACaatgagaccataaactcattcGGAAACtatttactgaggtaataaatcaaaagtcaaaaggatcaaaaattcataatagaaagagtcataattgacattgtttgcagtttgaagtgggggaaaatgcttttttgggctgcaggggttTTTTTCGCTGCAATCTGGTTGTTAAGTCCGATGTAAATCATGATGTATCAACAGTTTCTGGGTCCAAGcttcttgtcttttcttcagTGTCCCTTATTGTTTGAATGGATTTgagtcaaaaagaaaaaatgaatatataagGATCACTAAACCTGATTTGGCAACACATAACAAAAAGGTATTAAACactgtgtttcattatttgCATCATCAAACACAGCTGCTATCTCAAGAAGAAGTTATGAGGTGTCTTCAGAGTGACCAGCTTATTGTGCCAGGTCACTTTGACCAGTGACTGCAGCGTTGCTGGTTAACTGCCAAATATGTTTCCAGCCTGCTAAAATGATTATAGCTTATCTGACATAACGCCAATGTATTGAAGAACTTACCATAAAGAAAGTTTTTTTGACTCAGATCCATTCAAACAACAAGGGGCACTGTTGAAAAGACGAGAGTTGGGGACTGGCTTGGACCCAAAAATGGTTGATACGTCACGACTTACGTCAGACTGcaaataaacactgtaaaatgatCTGTTAAAAGTCCAGTTACTGTagtctctttctctgccttgACCTTACTTTTAGATTTATTTGACCTTCACAAAACCCAAGGGAGGCCACACGTGTTTCAAGTCGGATGACATGACTGAAAGGGTAGACAGCAAAAATCACTTTCAACATGAAcctatcacacacacagtaacactcacTAACAGTGGGGTGAGATAAACACTCCTAACAGATTGTATTATATTTATCtattgggacagtgtacagcataaatgatgcactgtaccagatttagcttcaagctaattttcatctgtagtgccttacatataacagcacaataacaaacactacaaagcaaaaaacacacaggtcGCATTATACAAAagacaaagctacacacaacaacacatcacatacacccacaatgtcaaccagAAATCAACAATGTAAGCATGTCAAACCAAAAATCAAGATTATTTGAGACAGAGAGACTATCATGGTATATTGCATTTAAGTTAGCAGTGTCTCTGTATTTCGCATGCAGACTTGGAGCAAGACGGCTTCTCCAAGAACCCGTTCTTCCATGGAATCATTGCTGAGGTTCCTGAACAGCACAGAAGCAAAGAAGGTGAGGGGGAACCGCCACTTTTAGGCATGTATCACTCTGATGTCACTCACTTAATAGCTAACTTGCTGCATGTACTACTTATTTAAGAGCTACAGTATCTTTTAAGTACTTTTGTGAATCTGGCCCTGCATTTGAACAGCGTCAATAGACCTTTTGGTAACATTAACTtcttggcatttttgcttaaaaaataataaaacaatcaattatcaaaattgttgcaaattgattaattgtctaATTTCAACTCTAGAGTTCTACCATGCATAGTGGGGCTCAATAGTATGTATGGAAACAGAACTACGTATGAGCTCCAGTTGATCTGGGATCTAACACAACTTCTTCAGAATCACACCAGTCCACAAACCTGTCCGCTTCAGCTTTAGCTGCTAACGTTGGATAGGAAAACTACATAGTATGCCTACTTATGGGGTACAATATTATACTTAACAGGGGACTTCAGAAGTCTGAGGTTGTATGAGGTTCGTGTAGATTGAGACTGTTGTTCATTGCTGTTATGGAGCACAGTAAGTAAAAAGCTTATTATGATGAGatttctacagtaaatatggtTATACTGTACCTCATAACATTAGAACAGGTACATGTTAAAAAAAGTTCTCATATCTATTACATTTACTAACAGTAATAAACTGTTACAGACCTTTCTCATAGCAGACaatttgacttgtcatagtaggtAAAGCGATAGTGGCTGATAGTGAACCAACACCCTCTCCTTACACACCACTTACATAACAAAGCTAAAGCACTGCCTCTCCTCAGAATACAGTAATGAGAACATTAACATAACTCTGCTGTCCAGCTCGGCCTTTTTTCCTCTATGACTCAGTCCTTTTTTCCATACAGTCACCGTCTCTCGCTGCTCACTGGACTTTGATATCAGACAACATACTGATGAGtagctgtctgtgtttgtgtgactcaCTACACCTACATATCCCATGACTGAGATAACTGCCAGTTTTGTTTAATATTATAGTCTTTGTTATTACTGCAatagaggatttttttttcttaaattgtcAACCTTATCAATAACCAACAAACCTAGAGAAGTTTaactgaaagtaaaaaaaaaaaaaaaaagataggtTAATGATTACTCCTTGAAGTAATCCACTTGTGCTTAACGAATAAACCAGTAACTTTAATTTATGGATGTTGTGTTCCACCAATTTTTTAACTATCTGTGGCCGATGACTTTCTTTGCAAATCAATCAAGAGTAACTGTTTAATCGATACATGAGATCAGATCATAAagatacaaacagaaaatgtttaggAGATGATTTGCAGGTATGATAACATGGTATAAAACATGGCTAAAAGTATAGAGTTGCCAATTTAGTGGAATGAATATACCAGTTTTACAAATACTGAACCATTAACGCTGCTGTTCAAATTTGattactgtaaaactgttgCACAGACTTGACATTTTCAACTGTTTGCTTTCAGGCCATACGAAGATAGGATACGCACTTTACTTCTATTCCTACAGCACATGGAAGGGCAGGGCTGTGTATATGGTGGACTTGTACGTGATGCCTGAGTTCAGAGGTACAGTATGCTGattcaaacatacagtagaacCGATGATATTTCCATAATtatcattgtttttgtgtgatagATATAATTTGTGATAATAGCCTGGAGAAAATaagctttaatatttaaaaaaagcacataaaatatcaaataatacATGATTTGTCTTTCAGGGAAGGGCATTGGTAAAGCACTCATGAGCGAGGTAGCGCAGGTGAGTAAAACATGAGTCCATCATTTAACTGTGACAGTTCAGAAATGGAAATGTACTTTAAATCTGTTCTCTCTTAATGCAAAGTAGGTAATTTTTGTTagttaaacatgcaaaataatgtataatatgCCTTGGAGATCATGTACATTACTGGAAATTTCCAGAACAGCAGTACTCATGTCTGTTCTCCTGTTGTCTCGTAGCTGGGCCTCGCTGCCGGCTGCACCAAGCTCAACTTTATTGTTCTTAACGGCAACAAATCGTCTCTGGACTTCTACTTCAGGCAGGGCTGCTCCGACGTCACGGCTGACTTGGGCTACCACTATATGAGCTGCAGTGGAGAGGCTTTGGAGTGCCTGGCCCAACCTTAACCCGACACCGGGCTCATGACCTCTTGACTTTTGTAACCATGAGGTCGATTCACACAATGCGGGGCATTGAGTGAGCGCCACTCAGAAGCCCTGTTCCAAATCTTGACAATCATAATTATCATGCTGATTTCTCAAAAATCtaatatatttgaatatgaCCGTTCGCTAAGCCCCACCctccttagttactgttgctacgctactgtcaagctttccattcTGAAACAGTTCTGCACCACCAACACATCATCATTcagaaattaaatgattttttttctgtgcacaAAAATTCAGAAAAAGCTTTTGCACCCTAAAGCCATTGTAGGACTGttgattaaaagaaaagagtTTCTGGTATTACATCACTTTAAAGTTATGATCCCCTTGTCTTCCAGCTGAGGAGCTCTTGTGAAGCACAATGTTGCATTTGCactattttcttctttttatgctGTGTACGTACAAAGAGAGTTCTCGTGATAAACTGTGAACTAAATGAATCCATGGAGATGCTGTACTACTGTATTTCTGCGGCTCCCACATACATCTGAAAATTGATCTAAACAAAGCTGGTCAGCAGAACTTCAAACTGCACCCAGAGACATAGCAAGAAGTCTAAAGTCTCACCAGGGGCCTCTACAGGCTGCAATATTTATTACacactacaacattaaaatgttggaTGGAACAAACATACTGATGATTTTGCTCTTTTTGAGATGTAGGAtaacattttgtgtgttgtttaatACAATCATACTTCAGTTTAATTCCTTTGAAGGTGTtcagcaaatttcatggtaatgtTAGGGAAATAATTGCATTAATCATATGACTGTGTGATCACCTATGTATGTGTAATCatataaactgtgtgtttaatCTATGTATGGAGGCTGAgttcagctgtgtgtgaaaGCCTTGACAGTGAATGGCTGTAAAAGGACATGTACCCATTAGGAAAGAAACTTAATGATcaacagtttggtttttttggaaAGGTCATGGACAGACATCCATCTGAGGAAAGCTAAGACAAAGAGCATGAACATAACGTGCACATAACTTTGATTGAAACAATATCACTTCACTCTAAGTACATGAGAACAGAACATACTGGTAACCACTGTAGCATTATTTTAACCAATATGGAGATTCTTCAGTCAGTGTCAGTGATATATGACGCTGGAAAACTTGTCCTTGAAGATTTCAGAACCTGTTGCCTGCGTGACTAGCCATAGCTGAACACAGCCTTCCTTATCACATCTTACCAAATAAGCATTCTTGTGTGACCACCTCTTTGGTATGAATTTAATCCTCACTCTCATTGCTATAGTGGGTGTGTGGCCCATACATGTATGTTTTGCATGATTCATTAAAGGCAGTTTGACTGCAGGTGCTGTGTCTTT
This genomic interval carries:
- the LOC121889147 gene encoding thialysine N-epsilon-acetyltransferase-like, with amino-acid sequence MDYTIRAANVEDCKDLTRMIMELAEYDKVSDEMTITEKDLEQDGFSKNPFFHGIIAEVPEQHRTKEGHTKIGYALYHYSYSTLGRRSVFMMELYVMPEFRGKGIGKALMSKVAQLALAAGCTVLNFIVLDWHKSSLDFYFKQGCINATTDLGYHCMICSGEDFEHLAQP
- the LOC121889149 gene encoding thialysine N-epsilon-acetyltransferase-like; protein product: MDYIIRAANVEDCKDLTRMIMELAEHEKVTDHVKITQKDLEQDGFSKNPFFHGIIAEVPEQHRSKEGHTKIGYALYFYSYSTWKGRAVYMVDLYVMPEFRGKGIGKALMSEVAQLGLAAGCTKLNFIVLNGNKSSLDFYFRQGCSDVTADLGYHYMSCSGEALECLAQP